The nucleotide window ccatgttgctgcaccagagttttacctcgtcggccgtaaagtctgtgccgttgtcagtgatgatactgtgggggacaccataacggtgtagaaccctggatatgaagtctatcaccggtgcggattcggccgttttaacaggtttggcttctatccatttggtgaatttatccaccatgaccagtaactattttttcttatgggttccccctttaaggggtccaaccatgtcaagcccctaggcagtgaagggccaggtaatggggattgtttggagggcggtgggtggcatgtggctttggtttgcaaaaagctggcaaccgacgcagtGTTGGACCAAGTCTGGTGCATctacccgggccgtcggccaataaaaacatgcacggaaggccttgcttacaagggcccgggctgcggcatggtggccgccgagtccggcgtgaatttctgccaaaagtttGTGCcattcctcttcggagatgcacctttgaaggactccggtagtgctttttttatacagctctccctcgtggaccctgtaggctttggatcgccgcactatgcagcgtgccttattttagtcctcgggaagttcctgcctagttaggtaggccaggaatcactacaagaaatatgtcaacttatgaccttctgtcagtgaccctcgaagaattggtcataaatttatgaccgttttagaccaattggtcaaaagctgttcagggggctccaaaccctaaaccattgcaaccattttggtcagaaaggtcgtaatttccttacacgaaatggtcacaaagcaaacagtgctagtccgttgccttatttctagttgttaatgaccaatatagatggtcatagccttgtagattgtggtgggttgtgatgactaggcgccatctcatcagtttcaaaatgcggtcaaaacggcgggaatgaccgttcctagctagtggttgaatcttggaattttgttggtgtttctctgattaaaaagatacttatgtacctagaaatgatttttagaaaaaataaatagcaaactatgaggcagctgcagttcaaatttgacccgcttccagctaaatcggcggaaatttgtctttttcacgagaggtgggtCAAAACTTTTtgcacccaaccatttggtcaattttgcattaaatatggcctggtattttataaaaatgatttggtccaattttgcaacaattatttgggaggtccttcacaaaagaacctccttttgggcactcgaaaaatgaaaaatggtttttttcgtacaaagaaaatgaaaacttccttaggcaacattgtttgccataccaatatgcacccttgtgcacaatatgagatcatttgaacaaactatgccatgaatgtggccataagattgatcatttggcttgaaagccattgatctccatacatgatagctcgtttctgagaacacttttttaaaataattgccgtattacaagtttgttatttttcctgggaacttggccacatataatgacacaatgcgaaggtttcccaattttttgatttttttgaattttttatgcccgtttcaaaatgcggtcaaaacggcgggcttgaccgttcctagctagtggttgaatattggaatttttttggtgtttctctaattaaatagatacttatgtacctagaaatgatttttggaaaaaataaatagcaaactatgaggcagctgcagttcaaatttgacccgcttccagctgaatcggcgggaatttgtctttttcaccagaggtggatcaaaacttttgacacctaaccattttgtcaattgtgcattaaatatgtcctagtgttttataaaaatgatttggtacaattttgcaacaaatatatggtaggtccttcacaaaaaaaacctcatttcgggcactcgaaaaatggaaaatgaattttccgtgcaaagaaaatgaaaactccctttggCAAGATTtcttggaattccaagatgcacccttgtgcacaatatgagatcatttgaacaaactatgccatgaatatggccataagattgattatttggcttgaaagccatgaatcttcacgcatgatagctcatttttgagaacacttttttaaaataattgccgtattacaagtttattatttttcctgggaacttggccacatataatgacacaatgcgaaggtttcccaattttttgattttttttgaattttttatgcccgtttcaaaatgcgttcaaaacggcgggaatgatcgttcctagctagtggttgaatcttggaatttttttggtgtttctctgattaaatagatacttatgtacctataaattatttttggaaaaaataaagagcaaactacgaggcagctgcagttcaaatttgacccgcttccagctgaatcggcgagaatttgtctttttcaccagaggtggataaaaactttttacacccaaacatttggtcaattgtgcattaaatatggcctagtattttataaaaattatttggtacaattttgcaacaaatatatggtaggtccttcacaaaaaaacctcatttcgggcactcaaaaaaatggaaaatgaattttccgtgcaaacaaaatgaaaactccctttggcaacattgtttggaattccaagatgcacccttgtgcacaatatgagatcatttgaacaaactatgccatgaatgtggccataagattgatcatttggcttgaaagccatcgatctccacacgtgatagcttgtttctgagaacacttttttaaaataattgccgtattacaagtttgttatttttcctgagaacttggccacatatgatgacacaatgcgaaggtttccaaattttttgttttttttgaattttttatgcccgtttcaaaatgcggtcaaaatggcgggaatgaccattcctagctagtggttgaatcttggaatttttttggtgtttctctgattaaatagatacttatgtacctagaaatgatttttgtaaaaaaatagtaaactatgaggcagctgcagtttaaatttgacccgcttccagctgaaacggcagaaatttgtctttttcacgagaggtgaatcaaaactttttacacccaaccatttcgtcacttgtgcattaaatatggcctagtattttagaaaaatgaatTGGTCCAaatttgcaacaattatttggtaggtccttcacaaaaaaaaactcattttggcaCTTGGAAATTGGAAAATGAATTTtttgtgcaaagaaaatgaaagctttatttggcaacattgtttgtcattccaAGATGCACACTTATGCAAAATACGAGATCATTTTGACAAACTATGCCATTGTTATGTTTAGAAAAACAGAGTGGATTGGATTTTTTTTGTTTGGGAAGAGAGTGGATTGGATGGACCAATGAGATGTGAGGAACCATGTTCACACGGATCACCGAATTGGACTCAATCTGAGCCATCCATCGCGCACCCATCCTACGGTGGAGCTTCTCCCGAGAAACAAAACCCTAACTCACCCACCCACCCTCCCCTCGATCCCCCAGATCCAACCTCCTCCTCGCTCTCTCTCGATCCCCTCCATCCCCCAGCCGCCACCGCTCGCCTCCATCCTCTCCCCGACCCCGGTCGGGCTCCACTCTACTCCACCACCGGGGCCAACCCAACCACCGccgccctctccccctcctctcccCTCACCGCGGCCAGATCCACTCACCCAAGTCCCGCTTTGTCGCCTCCGTCTCCCTCGTCTCGTCTCCCACCCGTGattcctgccgccgccgcccccacccaCCGCCCTCCCCTCGCCTTCACCCATAGCTTTCGTGGCGTGGCTCCTGGTCCTTTACAACGATGCAGATCGAAAAGCACCGCCGCGCTCCCATCCAGGATGGCCCCCCACCGCATCTCATCTCATCTCGTCACCCGACAGCGCCGGAGAGagcgcgggcgcgggcggcgcgatGGTGGGGAACGACTGGATCACCAGCTACCTGGAGGCCATCCTGGACGCGGGGGGCACCGCGGGGGACATCTcggccgcctccgcctcctcctccgcggcgcccgggggcggcggctctggggCGGAGAAGAGGCGGGACAAGTCGTCGCTCATGCTGCGGGAGCGCGGCCGCTTCAACCCGGGGTGCTACTTCATGGAGGAGGTCATCTCCGGCTTCGACGAGACCGACCTCTACAAGACCTGGGTCCGCGTAAGCCTTCCTCGCCCCCGCCCCCTTCCTCGCTCCTCCTCCTCGTGTCTTAATTAACTGCTTGCTCCAGATTAGATTAGCTTAGGTGGATGTAGTTTCCGGCGATTTATTCTGGATTTTTTTTGTTATGTACGTCAGACGTCGGCGATGAGGAGCCCGCAGGAGCGGAACACGCGGCTGGAGAACATGCCCTAGCGGATCTGGAACCTCGCCAGGAAGAAGAAGCAGGTACGAATGCCCCGATTTGCTTGCCAACTTTATCTACTCTCTAAGTAGCAGCACTGCGGGTGCCAAACTGTTGGGGGGCAGTTCACTGCTGGTGCCAGCCGAACACATTAAACTAGTGTAGTTGCTGGTTAGTGATTATGTATGTGGCTGGGCATCATATCTGTTTCTGTTGCACCAGGGAATACTGAATCGTAGTCGTTCCGCATATGAATTGCCTCCCCGGGTGGTGCTGACAGTAATGATGGGTCCCCATTGTAGCATGTGCCTGCTCTATTTCCTTCCTTCCTGTTAGCTAGAATGCCCCAATTCTTTAAAGTGTTGTTTTGGA belongs to Triticum urartu cultivar G1812 chromosome 7, Tu2.1, whole genome shotgun sequence and includes:
- the LOC125524547 gene encoding probable sucrose-phosphate synthase 4 gives rise to the protein MVGNDWITSYLEAILDAGGTAGDISAASASSSAAPGGGGSGAEKRRDKSSLMLRERGRFNPGCYFMEEVISGFDETDLYKTWVRTSAMRSPQERNTRLENMP